One window from the genome of [Clostridium] celerecrescens 18A encodes:
- a CDS encoding GNAT family N-acetyltransferase, translating into MTIREYHSRDIEEMAELFYDTVHKICSRDYTKEQLDAWSSKDIDREAWDRSFLEHHTLVAVKNGMIVGFGDMDNTGYLDRLYIHKDYQGQGIATALCNRLEADFPAGPVTTHASITSKPFFESRGYRVIKEQQVERKGVILTNYVMKKF; encoded by the coding sequence ATGACAATAAGGGAATATCATTCAAGGGATATTGAGGAAATGGCAGAATTATTTTATGATACGGTCCATAAAATATGCTCCAGAGACTATACAAAGGAACAGCTTGATGCGTGGTCATCAAAAGATATTGACAGGGAAGCCTGGGACCGTTCATTTTTAGAGCATCATACGCTTGTAGCCGTGAAAAACGGTATGATCGTAGGATTTGGAGATATGGATAATACCGGTTATCTTGACCGCCTCTATATCCATAAGGACTATCAGGGGCAGGGGATTGCAACCGCCCTTTGTAATCGGCTGGAAGCTGATTTCCCTGCCGGTCCGGTGACAACACATGCTTCCATAACTTCGAAGCCGTTTTTTGAATCCCGCGGATATAGGGTTATCAAGGAACAGCAGGTGGAACGAAAAGGCGTCATTTTGACAAATTACGTGATGAAGAAATTTTAA
- a CDS encoding helix-turn-helix domain-containing protein, which translates to MENSRVGSIIRTLRQELRMTQRELADKMNLSDKTISKWERGLGLPDISLIPELSRILGIEIMNLLAGDMTPNNFAGGNMKNTKYFVCPTCQNITLCTGEAEVSCCGKKLAAQTLKKAEEGERLTVHLVEDDWYITSEHPMDKEHYISFVALASGDRLRIIKQYPEWNLNVRISKREHGMLIWYSTDYGLRYQLLK; encoded by the coding sequence ATGGAAAACAGCAGAGTAGGCAGCATAATCCGCACCTTACGTCAGGAACTCCGTATGACACAAAGGGAACTTGCGGATAAAATGAACCTTAGCGATAAAACTATTTCCAAGTGGGAGAGGGGCCTGGGTCTGCCAGATATTTCTCTTATACCGGAGCTTTCCCGTATTTTAGGGATTGAGATTATGAATTTACTGGCCGGTGATATGACTCCCAACAATTTTGCAGGAGGTAATATGAAAAATACAAAATATTTCGTTTGTCCCACATGTCAGAATATAACGCTCTGCACGGGAGAGGCGGAAGTCTCATGCTGCGGCAAAAAATTAGCAGCCCAGACGTTGAAAAAAGCTGAAGAAGGCGAAAGGCTGACCGTACACCTGGTAGAAGATGACTGGTATATCACCAGTGAGCACCCAATGGATAAAGAGCATTACATTTCCTTTGTGGCTTTGGCTTCAGGCGACCGTCTCCGGATCATCAAGCAATATCCAGAATGGAATTTAAATGTTCGCATTTCCAAAAGAGAACATGGAATGCTGATATGGTACAGTACGGATTATGGATTACGGTACCAATTGTTAAAGTAA
- a CDS encoding YjdF family protein, translating to MRKTGSRLTVFFEEPFWVGICEREFEGRYEACKITFGAEPKDYEIYDFILKNYNRLRFSPSLEASPMTVRHINPKRMQRDIEKHLQNNGVGTKAQQALKLQQEQLKLERKSHSREQREAEKERQFELRQEKRKEKHRGH from the coding sequence ATGAGAAAGACTGGTTCCAGGCTGACTGTATTCTTTGAGGAGCCCTTTTGGGTAGGCATCTGTGAGCGTGAATTTGAAGGCAGATATGAAGCTTGCAAAATCACCTTTGGAGCAGAACCAAAGGACTACGAAATCTACGATTTCATACTCAAAAACTATAACAGGCTGCGGTTTAGTCCATCTCTGGAAGCATCACCAATGACTGTACGGCATATCAATCCCAAGAGAATGCAGAGAGACATTGAAAAGCATCTGCAAAACAACGGGGTTGGAACAAAGGCCCAGCAGGCGTTGAAGCTTCAACAGGAGCAGTTAAAATTGGAACGCAAATCCCATTCCCGTGAACAGCGGGAAGCTGAGAAAGAACGCCAATTTGAACTGCGGCAGGAAAAACGCAAAGAAAAGCACAGGGGGCATTGA
- a CDS encoding cation-translocating P-type ATPase produces MTNNKGHMAGLTSAEAKRLQEQYGKNELTPQKMENFFKKVFHIICEPMFLLLIVAAIIYFILGEPRDGAIMLVFVVGVISIDVIQEWKTDKTLHALKDLSAPHVTVIRDGSEQIIASVDLVPGDLMMICEGVKIPADGIIVKCNDLCVDESSLTGEAEGVWKLCADESSFICEAEGVWKFSADQADSADDYWRRDYCYAGTLVTQGTATVCVDKIGAATEYGKIGANVAAAPNEDTPLQKQTRSLVKLCAGIAAVLFALVTIFTWFNIPDHTFHDRLIQSILSGITLAMAMIPEEFPVILTVFLSMGAWRLAKKQSLVRKLPSVETLGAVSVLCVDKTGTITMNQMTVQDVWALDGNDYALCETMGLGCETDVYDPMEKAMLFHCGNLGITREHLFNGELVSEYTFTNELKMMGHIWCRNGELVIAAKGSPERILTICSLRDEERETVDNKIREMSTEGLRVIAVAAAKLQSEADIPAEITGCSLTLRGLIGLADPPRESVKADIAVCSKAGIRVVMITGDNGITASSIAKKINMPDSDHIITGDMLNEMSDEELRVKVKDVSIFSRVVPEHKMRIVKAFKENGEIVAMTGDGVNDAPAMKYADIGIAMGKRGSEVSREAAGLILMDDNFTTIVETVKDGRRIYDNIRKAVGYVFTIHIPIAFASLLAPMLGIGPTALLLMPLHVVLMELLIDPTCSIVLERQPAEMDIMNRKPRDPKEKMLTPALLFKSVLQGLIIFAVSFGTYYTLLDGNEANAPTARAMGLTIIMLSNLFLVQVNSSDHDFAVQSLKRLAKDKVMWAAIFGTFTMLGIILYSPLNTFLKLAPLSAAMLFAAIGIAAFAVFWYEAVKLIKKMQKYDVT; encoded by the coding sequence ATGACAAACAACAAAGGTCACATGGCAGGTTTGACATCTGCCGAAGCAAAGCGATTGCAGGAGCAATATGGCAAAAACGAATTGACACCGCAGAAAATGGAGAACTTTTTTAAGAAGGTCTTTCACATCATCTGTGAGCCGATGTTTTTGCTGCTGATTGTTGCTGCAATCATCTATTTTATTCTGGGTGAGCCCAGAGACGGTGCCATCATGCTTGTTTTTGTAGTGGGTGTCATCAGCATTGATGTTATACAGGAATGGAAAACAGACAAAACGCTTCATGCGCTGAAGGATTTATCAGCTCCTCATGTGACAGTAATCCGCGATGGCAGTGAACAGATCATTGCCAGTGTTGATCTTGTTCCCGGCGACTTAATGATGATCTGTGAGGGCGTCAAAATCCCAGCAGACGGTATAATAGTTAAGTGCAACGACTTATGCGTAGATGAATCCTCCCTCACCGGGGAAGCTGAGGGTGTTTGGAAATTATGTGCGGATGAATCTTCCTTTATCTGCGAAGCTGAGGGTGTTTGGAAGTTTTCAGCAGATCAGGCTGATTCCGCTGATGACTACTGGCGCCGGGACTATTGTTATGCAGGTACCCTGGTCACCCAGGGCACGGCTACTGTTTGTGTCGATAAAATCGGTGCTGCTACGGAATACGGTAAAATCGGTGCAAATGTGGCTGCTGCTCCTAATGAAGATACTCCTTTGCAAAAGCAAACCCGCAGTCTTGTTAAGCTATGCGCGGGAATCGCTGCAGTCTTGTTTGCCCTTGTAACGATATTTACATGGTTTAATATTCCGGACCATACGTTTCACGACCGGTTGATTCAAAGCATTCTATCCGGCATTACCCTTGCCATGGCAATGATACCAGAGGAATTTCCGGTTATTCTTACCGTTTTTCTTTCTATGGGCGCATGGAGGCTTGCAAAAAAGCAGTCTTTGGTGCGTAAGCTGCCTTCCGTAGAAACCTTGGGTGCGGTATCAGTCCTTTGCGTAGATAAAACCGGTACCATTACCATGAATCAAATGACAGTGCAGGATGTGTGGGCACTGGATGGAAATGATTATGCATTATGTGAAACCATGGGACTTGGCTGTGAAACAGACGTTTATGATCCCATGGAAAAAGCCATGCTATTCCACTGCGGCAATCTTGGCATCACCAGGGAACATCTTTTTAACGGAGAACTGGTCAGCGAGTACACGTTTACCAATGAGCTGAAAATGATGGGTCATATCTGGTGCAGAAACGGTGAGTTGGTCATTGCAGCGAAAGGTTCCCCTGAACGGATTCTGACCATTTGTAGCCTCAGGGATGAAGAAAGAGAAACCGTTGACAATAAAATCAGGGAAATGTCCACGGAAGGTCTTCGTGTCATTGCAGTCGCTGCTGCCAAACTCCAAAGTGAGGCAGATATACCAGCCGAGATCACCGGCTGCTCCTTGACGCTTCGGGGCTTGATCGGGCTTGCCGATCCTCCCCGGGAAAGTGTGAAAGCAGACATTGCGGTCTGCAGCAAGGCCGGTATTCGTGTAGTGATGATTACAGGTGACAATGGCATTACCGCTTCTTCCATCGCCAAGAAAATCAATATGCCTGACAGCGATCATATTATTACAGGCGATATGCTTAACGAAATGAGTGATGAAGAACTTCGTGTTAAGGTAAAAGATGTTTCGATCTTCTCCCGTGTTGTACCGGAACACAAAATGCGGATTGTTAAGGCATTTAAGGAAAACGGCGAGATCGTAGCCATGACAGGTGATGGAGTGAATGATGCTCCTGCAATGAAATACGCCGATATTGGGATTGCTATGGGAAAGAGAGGCAGCGAAGTCTCACGGGAAGCCGCCGGCCTGATCCTGATGGATGACAACTTTACCACGATTGTAGAGACCGTAAAGGACGGCAGACGGATTTATGATAACATCCGCAAGGCGGTAGGCTATGTATTTACCATCCACATCCCGATAGCATTTGCTTCCCTCCTTGCCCCTATGCTTGGCATCGGGCCCACTGCGCTTTTACTGATGCCGCTGCATGTTGTGCTGATGGAACTGTTAATAGACCCAACCTGCTCCATTGTACTGGAACGGCAGCCTGCCGAAATGGATATCATGAACCGAAAACCACGTGATCCGAAAGAAAAGATGCTCACTCCGGCCCTTCTCTTTAAAAGCGTCCTGCAGGGCCTGATTATATTTGCCGTTTCATTCGGCACCTATTATACCTTACTTGACGGAAATGAAGCAAACGCACCCACAGCCCGAGCCATGGGGCTTACCATCATCATGCTCTCCAATCTGTTCCTGGTACAGGTAAACAGCTCAGATCACGATTTTGCAGTGCAGTCCTTAAAACGTCTTGCAAAAGACAAGGTGATGTGGGCCGCGATCTTTGGTACATTTACAATGCTGGGGATCATTTTGTATTCTCCATTAAATACGTTTTTAAAGCTGGCCCCGCTGTCTGCTGCCATGCTTTTCGCAGCTATTGGTATAGCTGCATTTGCTGTATTCTGGTATGAAGCAGTAAAGCTGATAAAAAAGATGCAAAAATATGATGTAACATAA
- a CDS encoding GIY-YIG nuclease family protein → MDKSSRKALKEQYQNRRIVGGVYCIKCKDRDEVWLRATEDMQGAKNRFQFFVSTDSCPEPSMMNAWKESGASGFSFEVIEEIERNETQTDREFSDDVNTLLELWLEKNQNQDP, encoded by the coding sequence ATGGATAAGTCTTCAAGGAAAGCTCTGAAAGAGCAGTATCAAAATAGAAGAATAGTCGGGGGCGTATATTGTATTAAATGCAAGGACAGGGATGAAGTGTGGCTTCGGGCAACTGAAGATATGCAGGGGGCAAAAAACCGGTTCCAATTTTTTGTTTCAACGGATTCATGTCCTGAACCAAGTATGATGAATGCGTGGAAGGAGTCCGGGGCATCCGGATTTTCTTTTGAAGTTATCGAGGAAATAGAAAGAAATGAAACACAGACGGATCGTGAATTTTCTGACGATGTGAATACACTTTTGGAATTATGGCTGGAAAAGAATCAAAACCAGGATCCTTAA